The window cccgaaccgccccctcctccccccggtACAGCGGGGCCAACCcccggggggttgggggggtcgaACGGGACCCCCGGGGCAGCGGAGCCCACGGgaccccccccgctcccccgcggTGCTCTGCTGCCCCCTGGCGGCGGCCCGCGGCACCGCGCGTCAGCTCTGATTGGCGGCGGCTGCTGTCTGTCAACAGCGCGCCCCCCGCTATTGGCcaccggcgcggggggggcagggggggcaacGGAGCGGGTCCGGTCCGGGGGGGCCGTGACCGGGGCCTGCGGGAGCCCCTCGGTCAAGGCCGGGCCGATCCCGCCCAGCGCCCCGCCAGGGGGTCTCGCCGGGGTCAGGGGTCAGCACCGGGGTCATCGCGGGGGTCAAGGTCAGCACCGGGGCCCGCGCCCGCCGTGCCCAGCAGGGGGCAGCCGCgctccgcgccgcccggccgCTCCCGGCATGCCCTGCGAGCGCGCGAGGCACgccgggagccgtagtcacggcgcgggcggcggcggcggccccgccccgaaCCCGGAAGTGAGCGGGGAGGCGGAGGAGGTTCTAAGATGGCGTCGCCTCCTCAGGGGGGCCCGATGGCGATCGCCATGCGGCTGCGGAACCAGCTCCAAGCCGTCTACAAGATGGACCCGCTCCGGAACGaggcgagcggcggcgggcggcggcgggcggcggccccggggccggcgcaTGCGTGGGCGGAAgaggccgccgcgccgccgctcggggggcgccggggccgcgcaGGCGCCGTGAGGCCGCTCCGCGCAtgcgccggggccgcccgggccgcgggagggcggggccgcgggagggCGGGGGTGAAGGGGCGGGGCCAGCGCGGAGAGGGGCGGGGCCAGGTGTGATGGGCGAGGCGCAGGTGAGGGGCGGGGCCAAGGCGCACCGGTGGCAAaagggggcggggcgcggcgcgggtgGGCGGGGCCTGGCGATGGGGTGCGGCACACGGGGGTTAAGCGGGGGGGGGATTcatgggggggtttgggggggctctgtgggccccgcggccgggccggctccCCCGCTCCGGTGTCAGCTCCCCTCGGGGCCCCGAGGCCGGCCCGCGGGGTGGCTCGTGTGGCCGCTCCCCAGGAGCCCGGTCGCCGTGCCTTGCCCTGGGGGGTCCCTCCGCCCGCCCTGTGGGTGAttcccccccgcccagccccgtgtgtcccccccgcggTGTCCTGGGGCTCTGCGGAGCGCGGGGGGTGTGAGCGGCGCGGGGTGCCCCCGCAGGgcgccagccccgggggggccggtGACGGGGCCGTTCCCGCAGGAGGAAGTGAAGGTGAAGATGAAGGAGCTGAACGAGCACATCGTGTGCTGCCTCTGCGCCGGGTACTTCATCGACGCCACCACCATCACCGAGTGCCTGCACACCTGTGAGTCccccccgcggggctgcggcccCCCCGGGGCGCGTCAACACGGAGCGGCCGGGGGTGTGAGGTCGCACCGCGGCCCCAGCCGCCCCCCCgacgccccctccctccccccgcagTCTGCAAGAGCTGCATCGTCAAGTACCTGCAGACCAGCAAGTACTGCCCCATGTGCAACACCAAGATCCACGAGACGCAGCCGCTGCTCAACCTCAAGCTGGACCGCGTCATGCAGGACATCGTCTACAAGCTGGTGCCCGGCCTGCAGGAGAGTGAGTACCGGGGGGGGCACGGTCTGGCGTCCTGGGCGCTGGCGTCTGGTGGAGCGACACGGGGAAGGGCACGGGGACAAAGCGGCCACGGCCAGGGGGGATGTTACCGGGTGTGGGGGAGCGTCAGGGTGTTGAGGCTGCGGCTGAtagagctgggcagggaggggagggtgaGGGGGTCATTTTATGGGGTGAAAGGGGGGGTAGAGCGAGGGAGGAGGTGGGACAAAGGGCCCCTGCTTGcggaggtgggggggaggggcTACGGGGCCCGCAAAGTGTTGGGGGgctgcttggggagggggagcagagtGAGGGGAGGCTCAGCACTGGCTTTGGGACGTTCAGGTGTGGGGACCCCCAGGATGAGGGGGAGCGGCCACGGCCCCCCGGGGCTGAGCCACTGCACTCAGGgactggctgcagggaggggggagctTTGTCCTGGGGGTCCTGAACCGCCTCAGCTCCCTGGGAGCGCCGCGAGCAGCGTCCCTGGGGCCGGGCGCTGAGTGACGGCGCGACGAACCGGCGGGTCGCTGGTGCTGAATGCAAAGCAGCGGGCGGGGagggcgccccccccccggcccccccgccccgccgcgggcgcagcggTGGGCGCGAGATTAGCCACTGTCActcaggatggggatggggacggcGCTGGGGAAATGTCAGCGCTgccgccggggctggggcacAGCCGAGGGCCCAGGAGAGGGGGAAAGCAGGGAAAGGTGTgagggatggggacggggatggggacggggacccccccggcctgCAGCGGGGGCTCAGCGGGGGCCCTCGGGGACACGGAGGAGGCAAACGGGGAAGGAGGGTCTGGGCTTCTGAGGGCTCAAAGCTGCTGTCCGAGGGCAGCCCGGGGACCCCCCAACCTCCAGCGGCTGTGGGAGTGGCAGCCGGGGGTCCGCGGGGGTGCCCCTGAGCAGTGCCGGCCTCTCCCCCGCAGGTGAAGAGAAGAGGATCCGGGAATTCTACCAGTCCCGCGGCCTCGACCGGGTGACGCAGCCCAGCAGTGAGGGTGGGCACGCtggagggggcagccgcagcggGGGGGTCTGGCTGCGGCACCCCAGGGAGCCGCCGGGAGCCGTGGGGCAGTGCCGGCGCGGCAGAGGGGGGCTGAccactgccccctccctgcgTCTCCCCAGACACGGTCGGGGGTGACCCCATGGGGCTCCCCTACAGCACCTTCGATCACTCCCGTGCCCACTATTTCCGCTACGACGAGCACGTCTCGCTCTGCCTGGAGAAGCAGAGGTGGGTGCTGCCGGCGCGCCGGGGAAGAGGGGGGTCCAGGGGTGGCAGCGGGCTCTCACCGCCCCAGCTCTGTGTCCTGTCCCCCCCAACTCCGTTAACGGGTGCCGGGGCGGCTCCCGCGGCTGCGGCTCAGCTGCCAGCGCCGGGGCACGCCGGGGGGGTACGgccagtgcccccccagccccggagcTGTCAGGCTGCCCCTTTTCTTCCCCACGCAGCTCCAGCAAGGACAAGAGCAAGGCCGTGCTGCAGGTGAGCGGGGGCCCTGCGCCCGTCCCCCCTCCCCTGGGCCACCGGCCCCGAGCCCCTGGGTTCTGCCCAGAcccgtccccgcagcccccgctcggggctgggctcggcgcgtGGGGTCCCAggtgggggcaggcagaggggaacCGGGGCaccccccccgtgacccccccgctctgcccctcGCAGCAGAAGTACGTGAGATGCTCCGTGCGGGCGCAGATCCGGCACCTGCGGAGGGTCCTGTGCCACCGCCTGGGGCTGCCGCTGCAGCACGTGAgtggggggggcccggcgggggtcGCACGCCTCAAGGAGAgggattttggggttttgtgtgtcCCGCCCACCCCAGCGTGGCCTCCCCCTGTGTAGGTGCAGATCCTCTTCAACAACGAGGCCCTCCCCGACCACATGACGATGAAGCAGCTCTGGCTCTCGCGCTGGTTCGGCAAGGTGGGTGTCCCCCATGCCCCCCCACGGCTCCCCCCCCCGGGGATTGGCCTCACGGGGACCCCATCCTGGCTTGGGGTACAGTGGGGGGGTGCCAGTGACCCTGACACTCCCCTCTTCTTCTTGCCCTGCAGCCCGCGCCCCTCCTGCTGCACTACAGCATCAAGGACAGGAGGAGgtaggggctgggggcgggcgctgccccctCGGAgcgcagccctgctcccccctgccccccccgctccccctaACTTAATACCCCTCCCACTCGAGTTTATTTTTTGAATAAAACTGGAAAATACCCCACGAGTCCTTCCTCCATCctgggggagcggggctgggacTGGAGCACCCCCCTCACTGCCAGCACCTCCAGGAATAGGGGGAGCAGTTCCCCCCCCCgagaagctgctgctgtggggGGGTGCAGAGCTGCGGGGGGATGTCGGGGCGTGGGGGGATGCAGCACCGGGGGGGTGAGTGGCTGAGCTGTGGGGTGTGTTGTGGGGgggtgcagccccttcccctccccctgctcctccgCAGTGCTGGCGCGGGGGGGCGCAGCCCCTCGCCCCAGCGCAGTTGTGCGGGCGCTGGGCAGATTAATCACCGTCACGGCTGCCTGGCGCacgtcccggccccccccgccgcccccggtgCCAGAATCCCGATGAGGAGCGATGGGGAAATAACACGCCTGTCGCCTCGGCGCAGGctgcgcccccccgccgcccgcgcatAATGAGCCGTAATAAAGTCATGGGCCCTTTGATTGCctgagcggggcggcggcggcgggggggggacacgatggggtggcccccccccctgctcccagcGCTTGCCTAATTAGCCGCTATTGTGGGGACAATATCGCAGCCATCTGGGCCGCTGCCGGAGCGCGGCGGGGTCGGGCGTGCGACAGCCCCGGGACCAGCTGCTGGTgcggggggcggctgggggggggtcccccggTGCGGGGGTGTCATTccagtgccccccccctccccagccctggtgcGGGGCTGGGCCGCGCTCCCCGGGCGCTGCGAACACGATCCGGCGGCTGCTTCCCCTATTCCTGGCGGAGGAACAGGTGCCGGTCCCGGCCCTCACGGGAGAGCGGCtccggggggggggcgcagccccCGCACGGGGCACCGGGAGCCCTCGCTGGGGTGGCCCAGAGTGGGACGGGACGGGAACCCCCAGCCCCGCTGCGTCCCCCCTGCCCTCCCGGCGATGGCCGTGCCGGGGGCTCGCTGTGGCCGGCGGCCGCTCCACTCCCCCCGAGCCACCCCGACCGCGGTGGATGTGGCGTGGaaccccctgtgccccccccacccccccacggGGGACACGGGCCGTGGCCCGTCCGTCACCCCCAGCTCCGCACCGCGGCTGACCCCGCGCCCGGGACCCGCCAGCCATCGCCGGGGGATCCGGTTACCGGCCCCTCTCCCCGGCCCAGCTGTCGGCCATCCCTCAaccgggggcggccgcggcccccccgtaCCCGCAGCCCCGGCTGAGGACGTGGTGAGAGGCCGGAGGTCGGCGGGACGGGGACAGGGGGGCTGTGCCGCGCAGCCTGTGACGGGGACCCGCGTCCAGCCGGGGCTCCCCGCAGAGGGGGGGACGCTGTGACCCCCACAACCACCCCGGgccctgcaccccctccccgGCACCACCAGAGCCCGCTGGGGGGGGCGGGTTGGGGGTCTCAAGAACCGaggtggggggagcggggggggcagCATGGCCGTGGGagcggacggacggacggacggacggatgaCGGGACGGCGGCGAGGCGGGGGCCGGCCCCGTGTCTTTCAGCAGCGGCTCTGGCAGCCGGTTCCAGACGACAGAGCAGGaagcgggagcggggccgggagcccccccgcgccccccccagccccgcgccccctcACTTATCAGCGCCGGCCGCGGGGGAGCCTAATTCAAACCAACTGCAGGGCTGACGTTGGTAAATGAGCCCCTGCCGGGACGGGagcgggggctggcggggagtgggtgccagcagccccccgcccgcggcctgGCCCCATCGCTGCCCTGGGCCTGCACCCTGCCCCCCCatgggggaattgggggggtcgGGGAGGTCTGGGGGGGCCAGGGAGagcctgggggtgcagggggggcccCAGGCAGCCGTTGGAGGGGGGGTCACAGGGTGAGCCCTGGGAGTGGGGTTCAGGGTGAGCGCAGGGGGTGCGGAGGGACCCCCAGGGTGCAGGGAGCCCCCGGTCCCCCTCCGTTGCCTGGCCCCTGCCtgccggggggccgcggggcagggACAGGTGCCGGGTTGGGGTCCCGCACCCCCGGCCTGGCCGCAGGGGCCGACTGCGAGCCACGGTCACGGCGGTTAGCACTGGGCGAAGGCACTTTGATATCCCGCCACCCCCCCTGGCCCCGTCATGCTCCGAGGGGGCTAATGGCCCCCGGCTCCAGCCCGGCAGAGAGGGAAACCtgagcccccgctccccccagccctaACCCGGGGGGCGGCAGGCAGGACCTGGGCAGGGCCCGGTCACAACGTGGCTCCCCACggccgggggggacgggactCCTGGGAGCTCCCACTCCCCTGTCACCGCATCCCCAAACCCAACGTGGTGGCACCCCCAGCCCGGAGGGCCCCTGCCTCAGGGCGAGCCAGGGCGGGGGGCACGGCATGGCCTGGGAAATGGCATCAccgcccctccctcccccatcctgctgccccccctcctgccccacaactgGGGGCTCATGCCCCCTTGTCCCGCTGGCCCTCGGGGTGGGTGATGGGGGGgatggtgggtgctggggagctggCGCCCACGGGGTGAATCCCAACCCCTCCAAAGGCCTCATTGCCACCTGGCCGCTCCATGACCACTGGCCCCGGGGGTCCCAGCTCatccccccgccccatcccacggGTGGGCACAGGGGCCAGACCCCCCAGTGCCGCCGGGACAGCTGGTGTGTGGCACTGGCCGTGGCACGGGCGAGCAGGGCCACGGGGCGGTGCTGAGCACCCCCGGCTGCGCTGTCCCCGCCACGCTCCGGCGGCACCGTCTCCCGCGCCGgctcctgacagagacaaatgagCCGCCCGCGCCTGCCACCGCCTTCACACCCCATTGCCGGGGCGAGCGGGGCCGCGCCCGGGGACCCAGCGCGTGGGGCCGGCCCCGTGACACCCCCCCGTGCGCCCCGGGATGGATCCCCGCGTCACCGCACCCTCCCGGCTCCAGCCCGGGCCCTGCCAGTGTGGCAGCACCGCGCTCCCGTGCCGTGCCGTGGGGTCCCGCTCACTGCCAACCCGCGGCACAGAGGGAGCTGCTGGCACCGTGGGGCACGGGATGGATGAGCACCACAGGGACGGGTGTTCCAGGGCCTGGCCGGCGCCATCCCATGCCCTGACCCACCTCCCATGCCGCAGCCCACCCTGGGGGCACCCACCGGGCCCGTGGGGGCACACGGCCGTCCCTGCCAGGCACCCCGGCGATCGCCGGCGCGCGGCACGGGCGCGTTGGCATATGGCTGTCATGGTGGGAATGAGCTGTCATGTCGGCGCGGGGAAATTACCCCGTAACGAGGCGCGCTGGAGATTAGGCTAATgagaaaatcaaaacacaatttaATTCCTGTCACCGCCTGATCGTCTTTAAACGACGCCGTGCGGTTCTGACGGGCCGGCATGCTGTGCCCACGCGCCCCCCGGCACCGCGCCGGCACCGACTGGGCCCCGTGTGGCGGCGGCAGGACCGGGGCGGGTGGGACGGCAGCGCCCGGCTTCCTGCCGGCTTCCCGCGGATGTGGGCACCGGCGCTGGCACCGGGATGCCCGGGCAGCGTGGGAACgtggggcggggcagggggggcaccttcctgcggacggggtgggggggctgtggcAGGTCCAGCCCCGGTCCTGGGGGACGCCGCCGCAGGGGCTGACGGAATTGACCCCCCTCGCCACCTGGTGCCCCCCAGGACCCCGACAGCCCCCGCAGCCatgctgtgcccccccccccaccaggGGGATGGTGCTGGTGTGGTCACAGCGAGAGCTCAGAGCCGCCCAGGCCGGTGATGGGAGCAGCCGTGGCACCGGCCCCGGTACCCCCGGTCCCGACTCACAGTGCTGGATGGCGACAGGGCGGGTGCCCCCGGCAAACGGGGCGCCAGAGCCGGGTCCCTCCAGCCCATCTCAAGGCGTGGGCGCGCGGTGGGGCCgtgggagcggggcgggagggcaCCCCCTCACCTTTCCCGGTTTATCTTGGACGCCGGTGTTTCCTCCGGCCCTTTGTCTGCAAGACTGCGGCCGCCCGCACCCCCCCCGGCCTTCCTGCGTGCCGCCGGGCCCAGCGATGGGGGATGCACGGGGCGCTCGCGCCACGGGACCACCGCCCCGGCACACCCTGCCGGGCTGGGACcgcacaggaggaggaggaggaggaggagaaggaggaggaaaaggaggagaaggaggaggaagaggaggaggaggctcgaCACCGGCAGCCCTGCCACCATCCCCGTGCACGCACCGGCTGCGCACACGGGATGCACACGTGGGGTGCAGGTGTGGGGTGCTCGCCCGTGGGCTGCCAGCCGGGTTCCCGGGGCCAGGCCGGCACAGGTGCTGCGGTGCGGGTGCCATGGTGCGGGTGCCACGCCGTGGGTGCCATGCTGTGGGTGCCGTGGGTGTCACGGCGCGGTGCTCGCCAGCCCCACCATTGTTGCGGCCACAGCCCTGCGCGGCCTTTGAAGTCGGGCGACTTCCTGCCCCGGTTTTATGGCCCGATCTGTCTGCGCCGCGCGCTTCCCCCGGCCATAAATCACTCGGCGCTGGGAGGCTCGGGGGAGCGCGGCGTGGCCGGCCGCATACCCACGGCCCCAGCGAGGGGCTCCTGCCGAACCCACCTTCTCCTGGGACCCGCCCAGGGCAGAAGCGCCCCGAACGGAGCCCCACGGCGCTGCCGGGCCGGCACAGGGACCCACGCGGTGGGACGGTGGCCAGTCCCGTGGCTCCAACCAGCCACATTTCACCCCCAGCGAAAGCGTCGTGGGAATGGGCGGGCAGCTGCCCTGGAGCCaccccccccgggacaccccccctTCCCCGTAGGGACTCGGGGCTCCCACGTCCCTTGGCCCCACGTGTGCTCCCACCTGGGCACCCCTGTGCCGGAACCCCTGCCCCGGTGCCGCGGGGACAGACACCAGCCGGCCCCTTCCCACGGCCCTGCCGGACCCCCCcgctccctgctgcccccccggCGGTAAAACAGGCCACAGCTTAACGGGCAAGACCCGGTTTTAGGGCAAATCACGGCACGGTTGGAAATACTGACGCAGGGCACGGGCTCGGCCTGGTCCGGTGCCCCACGCGGTGCTGCCCGTGCCGGGGCTGCCGGAGggtccccgcggccccgggccctgcccggccgccccCATCACCCCGAGGCTTCCGGCTGGGCTCAGCGCCGGCGGCGCGGCGGTTACCTTCGCTATTCAGAGCATTTCCTGGGTTTTATTGTCTTCCCCTCCTTGTCCCACCTTCCTCGCAGGAAGCCCTCGGTCCCGGCAGAGCTGGCGGCTCCGTGCCCGGCAGGACGATGCTCCTGGCCCGCTCTCCACCGCACCACAGCCGGTGCCCCGGCATTCCCGCTCCTGGCAGGACGAGGCTCGGGGATCgtgccctgacaccccccccctcgGTGAGGGggtcccggccgcccccccccgcccccagggctgagcccctGCCATGGCTGTGCAGGCGTCGATGCCCTCCCCGGGGTGCTGGGACccggcagcacccagcaccccttcCCCATCCTGCCGCGGCTCTGCCAGGCTGAGGGCACCACGGGGAGGGAGCAGCAAGCCCCACGTCCAGCCCCCCCCGTTAACGCAGCCCTTACCCGTGGCTCTGGCACCCTCTGCTCtcccccagccagggcagggcgtcccgctgcccccccaggGTGCGCtcggggagggctgggggtgcGAGCCGGGGTCCCACGGTGGGGACAGAGGCTGGGGAGAGCGTCTCCAGAGCTCCAGcagctgggggcggcgggggggctcgtTTCGCCACGTCTGCCGCCCGCCCAGTCCCACTCTCCCTAAATCAATTCGGTGGGTTATTGAAACGCCGCGTCTCCGTCTGGCAGCTAATTGCATGTGATCCCCTCACACGGGTGGCGCGGGCCCCCCCCTCGCTCCACAATTGTGCAGCGCCCACGCCTGCCGCGGTGCAgggctggtggggtggggagggtccCCGGCGCAGTGGAGGGGGGCTCCGGGGTGAACCGGGGGGCAGCTCCGTTCCCATCCCCTGCTCGGGCGGGCATgtgcccgctcccgctcccgtGCCG of the Athene noctua chromosome 4, bAthNoc1.hap1.1, whole genome shotgun sequence genome contains:
- the PCGF1 gene encoding polycomb group RING finger protein 1 is translated as MASPPQGGPMAIAMRLRNQLQAVYKMDPLRNEEEVKVKMKELNEHIVCCLCAGYFIDATTITECLHTFCKSCIVKYLQTSKYCPMCNTKIHETQPLLNLKLDRVMQDIVYKLVPGLQESEEKRIREFYQSRGLDRVTQPSSEDTVGGDPMGLPYSTFDHSRAHYFRYDEHVSLCLEKQSSSKDKSKAVLQQKYVRCSVRAQIRHLRRVLCHRLGLPLQHVQILFNNEALPDHMTMKQLWLSRWFGKPAPLLLHYSIKDRRR